The following are from one region of the Pseudohongiella spirulinae genome:
- a CDS encoding electron transfer flavoprotein subunit beta/FixA family protein, whose product MKILVAVKRVLDAYVKVRVKADNSGVDMANAKMAVNPFCEIAVEEAVRLKEKGLAEEVIVVSIGEKSCQEQIRTSLALGADRGIHVEAAADLQPLAVARLLQKIIEKEGTELVLLGKQSIDSDNNQVGQMLAALTGMPQGTFACKLELADGKALVTREIDGGEQTVSLKLPAVVTTDLRLNEPRYASLPNIMKAKKKPIDTLTPDELGVDVSSGLKILSVEPPPARSAGIKVESVDELVSKLKTEAKVI is encoded by the coding sequence ATGAAGATTCTGGTAGCAGTCAAACGCGTTCTTGATGCGTACGTAAAAGTGCGCGTGAAGGCAGACAACAGTGGTGTCGATATGGCCAATGCCAAGATGGCCGTGAATCCCTTCTGCGAAATTGCCGTTGAAGAGGCGGTCCGTCTGAAAGAGAAGGGGCTGGCAGAGGAGGTCATTGTGGTCTCCATCGGTGAAAAGTCCTGTCAGGAGCAGATCCGTACCTCTCTGGCGCTGGGCGCCGATCGCGGTATCCACGTTGAAGCGGCGGCAGATCTCCAGCCACTGGCGGTCGCCCGATTGCTGCAGAAAATTATTGAGAAAGAAGGCACCGAGCTGGTGCTGCTGGGCAAGCAGTCCATCGATTCTGATAACAACCAGGTGGGCCAGATGCTGGCGGCACTGACCGGTATGCCGCAGGGTACTTTTGCCTGCAAACTGGAACTGGCTGATGGTAAAGCACTGGTTACCCGCGAAATCGACGGCGGTGAGCAGACTGTTTCCTTGAAACTGCCAGCGGTTGTGACCACCGACCTGCGTCTTAACGAACCGCGTTACGCCTCTCTGCCGAACATCATGAAGGCCAAGAAGAAACCAATCGACACGCTGACGCCGGACGAGCTGGGCGTTGACGTCAGTTCAGGTCTGAAAATTCTGTCCGTTGAGCCGCCACCCGCACGTTCCGCCGGTATCAAGGTGGAGAGTGTGGACGAGCTGGTCAGCAAATTGAAAACTGAAGCCAAAGTGATTTAA
- a CDS encoding DUF1285 domain-containing protein, translating to MSQFTPDADNLLKTLGKQRGPAPVHLWDPPYCGEMDMRIAADGRWYHEGSPIGRLRMVQLFSSILRLDDDGHYYLVTPVEKVRIRVDDCPFVAQVLDVIEDDGQQVLRFTLNTEETVDAGPDHPLEVDVTDEGEPHPVIEVRRGLKALISRSVFYQLVELAARQADLEDEEKSNKNNESNQLLSISSRGKKFALGQF from the coding sequence TGGCAAGCAGCGCGGTCCCGCACCGGTCCATCTGTGGGACCCGCCGTACTGCGGCGAAATGGACATGCGTATCGCCGCTGATGGCCGCTGGTATCACGAAGGTTCACCCATTGGCCGGCTGCGCATGGTGCAGTTGTTCTCATCAATTCTGCGACTCGATGACGATGGTCATTACTATCTGGTGACGCCCGTCGAAAAAGTCCGTATTCGTGTGGATGATTGTCCGTTTGTGGCACAGGTACTGGATGTGATCGAGGACGATGGGCAGCAGGTCCTTCGTTTTACCCTGAATACAGAAGAGACAGTGGATGCCGGGCCGGATCATCCGCTTGAAGTTGATGTTACAGACGAGGGGGAGCCGCATCCGGTGATTGAAGTGCGGCGCGGTCTCAAAGCACTGATCAGCCGTTCGGTTTTTTATCAGCTTGTTGAACTGGCGGCCCGTCAGGCAGATCTGGAAGATGAAGAAAAGTCCAATAAAAACAATGAGTCAAATCAGCTCCTCAGTATCTCCAGCAGGGGTAAAAAATTTGCGCTGGGTCAGTTTTAG